In Candidatus Poribacteria bacterium, the following proteins share a genomic window:
- a CDS encoding sugar ABC transporter permease, whose translation MKHLNLRMYAMVLALVCVWVIFTLLTGGTFLSTRNLSNLSRQAAVTAILAVGMTLVIVSANIDLSVGYGAGLLGAIAAIVHVWWGQSIFVTLIAVLCIGMLMGLMQGYLVAYQRVPAFIVTLGGFLAYRGLMLAFTKGETILLPDNWLKAIGNAYLSSTLGWALMGVGLGINGYRFYRQRTAQRQYSPEQTSLQTFLLKFIGASALIVAFISVMNAHKGIPVPVCILFGLAFVFHFIANHTRFGRYVYAVGGNAEAAYLSGINVRGVTLRVFATMGALMAIAGVVMTARVGSASPEAGRLLELDAIAACVIGGASLMGGRGSIFGAILGAFVMESLNNGMSMANMDASWQDIIKGIVLVAAVGFDMASRRR comes from the coding sequence ATGAAACACCTGAATCTTCGCATGTATGCGATGGTGCTTGCCCTCGTCTGTGTTTGGGTGATTTTCACACTCCTAACCGGCGGCACCTTCCTCAGTACTCGGAACCTGTCCAACCTTTCTCGTCAAGCCGCCGTCACAGCCATCCTCGCTGTCGGCATGACCTTGGTCATCGTTTCTGCGAATATCGATCTCTCTGTCGGCTACGGGGCAGGATTGCTCGGTGCTATTGCCGCGATTGTACACGTCTGGTGGGGACAATCGATCTTCGTGACACTCATCGCTGTCTTATGCATCGGGATGCTGATGGGCTTGATGCAGGGTTACCTCGTGGCGTATCAGCGAGTCCCAGCGTTTATCGTCACATTGGGTGGATTTTTAGCGTATCGTGGTTTGATGTTAGCGTTTACCAAAGGCGAGACCATCCTACTTCCAGACAATTGGCTCAAAGCGATCGGAAACGCCTATCTCTCGTCAACGCTTGGATGGGCACTCATGGGTGTTGGATTGGGCATCAACGGCTATCGCTTTTATCGACAGCGAACCGCCCAGCGCCAATACAGTCCTGAGCAAACATCCTTGCAAACTTTCCTATTGAAGTTCATCGGAGCATCCGCACTCATTGTAGCCTTCATCTCCGTGATGAATGCTCACAAGGGGATTCCCGTTCCAGTCTGCATTCTATTTGGATTGGCGTTCGTATTCCATTTTATCGCCAACCATACCCGTTTCGGACGTTATGTGTATGCAGTCGGTGGAAACGCCGAAGCGGCGTACCTCTCCGGGATCAACGTTCGCGGGGTTACGCTGCGTGTGTTTGCAACAATGGGTGCGTTAATGGCGATCGCTGGTGTTGTTATGACAGCACGGGTCGGGAGTGCCAGTCCAGAGGCAGGGCGGCTGTTGGAATTAGATGCCATTGCTGCGTGTGTGATCGGCGGTGCCAGTTTAATGGGGGGACGTGGGAGCATATTCGGGGCAATTTTAGGCGCGTTCGTCATGGAAAGCCTCAACAACGGAATGAGCATGGCGAATATGGATGCCTCATGGCAAGACATAATCAAAGGAATTGTGCTCGTCGCAGCCGTAGGATTCGATATGGCGTCCCGGAGGCGATAA
- a CDS encoding TatD family deoxyribonuclease — MLIDSHAHIQLSQFNHDREAMLKRAHEASVSHILVIGFDMETSLGAVELAEEHTHIYATVGMHPHDAKDLTPDVLKTFRELAAHPKVIALGEMGLDYYRNLSPRPVQKEVFEKQLDLAEETQMPIVIHNRDAYMDILPILEARQGKIQGVLHCFTGDIELMHRSLDIGFHIGIGGIVTYPNAKDVQAVARGVPEDRLLIETDCPWLTPQFRRGKRNEPAYVRAVAEKIAELRGTAIETIGEITIQNFQKLFRC; from the coding sequence ATGCTTATCGACTCACACGCACACATTCAACTCTCCCAATTTAACCATGATCGTGAGGCGATGCTAAAACGCGCCCACGAAGCCTCAGTCTCCCATATTCTTGTCATAGGGTTTGACATGGAAACCAGCCTCGGTGCTGTGGAATTGGCGGAGGAACATACGCATATCTATGCCACCGTCGGCATGCATCCGCACGATGCGAAAGATCTAACTCCCGATGTGCTAAAGACTTTTCGCGAACTCGCCGCACATCCAAAGGTGATTGCACTCGGCGAAATGGGGTTAGACTATTACCGAAACCTCTCGCCGCGTCCCGTACAAAAAGAGGTGTTTGAGAAACAGTTGGACCTCGCTGAAGAGACACAGATGCCGATTGTCATCCACAATCGCGATGCTTACATGGACATCCTCCCCATTTTAGAAGCACGACAAGGGAAAATCCAAGGCGTGTTGCACTGCTTTACCGGTGATATCGAATTAATGCACAGAAGTCTCGACATCGGTTTTCACATCGGTATTGGAGGGATTGTAACATACCCGAATGCCAAAGATGTCCAAGCAGTCGCACGGGGGGTGCCCGAAGATAGACTACTAATCGAGACAGATTGTCCGTGGCTGACACCACAATTCCGCCGCGGTAAACGGAATGAACCGGCTTATGTCCGTGCTGTAGCAGAGAAAATTGCGGAACTCCGCGGCACTGCTATAGAGACAATCGGCGAAATAACAATCCAAAATTTTCAGAAACTCTTTAGATGTTAG
- a CDS encoding SDR family oxidoreductase, translated as MKLENRIAIITGGGRGIGRSTALAFAKEGADIVLAARTDTEITAVAEEVKQLGRRALPITTDIQLKTDVEALVARTLDTFGKVDLLVNNAGVAIHNPIPKIREKDWDLTMAVNLKGVFLGTQAVFSHMCKQKYGHIVNVSSVSGKSGHVNGGAYCASKFAVVGFTETTNNEGRPHGVKASVVCPGPVDTKMRRDNHPDDVIEHLTLPEDVADLILFLVTQPARAHTLETIIRTPLM; from the coding sequence ATGAAACTTGAAAACCGTATCGCGATTATTACAGGCGGCGGGCGCGGAATCGGTCGCTCAACCGCCTTAGCGTTTGCCAAAGAAGGGGCAGATATTGTCCTTGCCGCACGGACGGACACTGAGATAACCGCTGTCGCCGAAGAGGTGAAACAACTCGGCAGACGCGCACTCCCCATCACAACTGATATCCAACTGAAAACGGATGTCGAGGCCCTGGTCGCTCGAACACTCGATACCTTCGGTAAGGTGGACCTCCTTGTCAACAACGCAGGGGTCGCAATCCACAACCCGATTCCGAAGATCCGAGAAAAGGATTGGGACCTGACGATGGCAGTCAACCTCAAGGGCGTGTTCCTCGGCACACAAGCCGTTTTCAGCCACATGTGTAAGCAGAAGTACGGACATATCGTCAATGTCTCCTCAGTCTCCGGCAAATCTGGGCACGTCAATGGCGGCGCGTATTGTGCCTCTAAATTCGCCGTTGTCGGCTTCACCGAGACAACGAACAATGAGGGCAGACCCCACGGTGTAAAAGCCTCGGTTGTCTGTCCCGGTCCTGTAGATACCAAAATGCGCCGCGATAACCATCCAGATGACGTGATTGAACATCTCACACTTCCAGAGGATGTCGCAGATCTAATCCTATTTCTGGTGACACAGCCAGCCCGTGCACACACGCTTGAAACGATTATACGGACGCCTTTGATGTAG
- a CDS encoding mandelate racemase/muconate lactonizing enzyme family protein, whose amino-acid sequence MKIKAVRTSLYDIPPEVERVDAIQTFVSMEFPFIEIEDADGIVGTGFSYTIGKGGEAIKQTMDAYLTPILLEEDASNIDRIWNRMWMETHWVGRGGIVGLGMAAVDIALWDLMAKRAGVPLYQLLGGARSAVPVYNTDGGWLHLSKEELVRQSVEFVEQGFKGIKIKVGRDSLYEDVARIFAVRKAIGQEPYLMIDANMKWNAREAIQLACRVEEADLFWFEEPIEADDVDSHVTLREKTTIPIAVGETIYNKYVFKEYIAQGAADILQADAVRVGGISEWMKVAHMAECFGLSVSPHFLMDLHVHLSAAVPHSLFVEYIPSLDPVLDDTLTLKDGHFSPPERPGHGILFNKKKLAPYQIF is encoded by the coding sequence ATGAAAATTAAAGCTGTTCGGACATCCCTTTACGACATCCCACCCGAAGTGGAACGCGTCGATGCCATTCAAACTTTCGTCTCTATGGAATTTCCCTTCATTGAAATTGAGGACGCAGATGGCATCGTGGGGACCGGTTTCTCTTACACAATCGGTAAGGGTGGAGAAGCGATTAAGCAGACGATGGATGCCTATCTCACACCTATCCTGCTCGAAGAGGATGCTTCCAACATTGACCGGATTTGGAATCGGATGTGGATGGAGACACATTGGGTAGGCAGAGGGGGTATCGTCGGTTTAGGTATGGCAGCGGTGGACATCGCCCTCTGGGATCTCATGGCAAAGCGCGCAGGCGTGCCGCTCTACCAACTTCTCGGTGGGGCAAGATCCGCTGTTCCCGTCTACAATACAGATGGTGGCTGGCTACATCTTTCCAAAGAGGAACTCGTCAGGCAATCCGTGGAATTTGTGGAACAAGGCTTCAAAGGTATCAAGATTAAGGTCGGGCGCGACAGTCTCTATGAAGATGTGGCACGAATCTTCGCCGTCAGAAAGGCGATCGGACAGGAACCTTATCTCATGATTGATGCCAACATGAAGTGGAACGCCCGCGAAGCAATTCAGCTCGCATGTCGTGTCGAAGAAGCGGACCTCTTCTGGTTTGAAGAACCCATTGAGGCAGACGATGTGGACAGTCATGTGACACTCCGCGAGAAAACAACTATCCCGATTGCTGTCGGCGAGACTATCTACAATAAATACGTTTTTAAGGAATACATCGCACAAGGGGCGGCGGATATTCTACAAGCGGATGCCGTCCGCGTCGGTGGTATCTCTGAATGGATGAAGGTTGCACACATGGCAGAATGCTTTGGGCTTTCGGTCTCTCCACACTTCCTGATGGATTTGCACGTTCATCTTTCTGCTGCTGTGCCGCATTCGCTTTTTGTTGAATATATCCCTTCGCTGGATCCGGTCCTTGACGATACCTTGACACTCAAAGACGGACACTTTTCACCGCCTGAACGTCCGGGGCACGGTATTCTCTTCAATAAAAAGAAACTCGCACCCTATCAAATATTTTAA